The Arachis duranensis cultivar V14167 chromosome 9, aradu.V14167.gnm2.J7QH, whole genome shotgun sequence genomic sequence GAAATGAGTGATGAAGCCCTCAAGAATTACAAGGGAGAACGCCAAGGAAACGAGTATCTCATCAATCTCATTGATTCACCCGGGCATGTCGATTTCTCATCAGAGGTTACTGCTGCTCTCCGTATTACTGACGGAGCTCTAGTGGTGGTGGATTGTATTGAAGGTGTCTGTGTGCAAACTGAAACTGTGCTGCGACAGGCCCTTGGAGAAAGGATTAGGCCTGTTCTGACTGTCAACAAGATGGACAGATGCTTCCTGGAGCTCCAGGTGGATGGAGAGGAGGCTTACCAGACCTTTTCAAGGGTTATTGAGAATGCCAATGTGATCATGGCTACATATGAAGATCCATTGCTTGGTGATTGCCAGGTATACCCAGAGAAAGGAACAGTTGCTTTCTCTGCTGGTTTGCACGGCTGGGCTTTTACCTTGACGAACTTCGCAAAAATGTATGCCTCAAAATTTGGTGTTGATGAATCAAAGATGATGGAAAGGCTCTGGGGTGAAAACTTCTTTGATCCTGCTACAAAGAAATGGACCAGCAAGAACACTGGTAGTGCTACATGTAAACGTGGGTTTGTCCAGTTCTGTTATGAGCCCATCAAGCAAATAATCAACACTTGTATGAATGACCAGAAGGATAAACTCTGGCCTATGTTGCAGAAGTTGGGAGTTACCATGAAGTCTGATGAGAAGGACTTGATGGGTAAAGCATTGATGAAACGTGTCATGCAAACCTGGCTCCCAGCAAGTACTGCACTCTTGGAAATGATGATATTTCACCTTCCCTCTCCAGCTAAGGCCCAAAAGTATCGTGTTGAGAATTTGTATGAGGGTCCCCTGGATGATCAATATGCTGCTGCAATTAGAGCCTGTGATCCTGAAGGCCCTCTAATGCTTTATGTCTCTAAGATGATTCCTGCATCTGACAAGGGTCGGTTCTTTGCTTTCGGCCGTGTTTTCTCTGGGAGGGTGTCAACTGGTCTGAAGGTCAGAATTATGGGACCAAATTACGTTCCTGGTGAGAAGAAAGACCTGTACGTGAAAAGTGTGCAGAGGACTGTCATTTGGATGGGAAAGAGGCAGGAAACAGTGGAGGATGTTCCTTGTGGTAACACAGTTGCCATGGTTGGTTTGGATCAATTTATCACAAAGAATGCCACATTGACAAATGAGAAGGAAGTGGATGCCCATCCGATCCGAGCCATGAAGTTTTCTGTCTCACCTGTTGTGCGTGTTGCTGTTCAGTGTAAGGTTGCATCTGATCTTCCTAAGCTTGTTGAAGGTCTCAAGAGGTTGGCCAAATCAGATCCTATGGTTCTCTGTACTATTGAGGAGTCAGGAGAGCACATTGTTGCTGGTGCCGGTGAGCTTCATTTAGAAATTTGCTTGAAGGACTTGCAAGAAGATTTCATGGGAGGAGCTGAGATCATCAAGTCTGACCCTGTTGTGTCTTTCCGTGAGACTGTTCTGGAGAGGTCATGCCGCACTGTCATGAGCAAGTCACCCAACAAGCACAACCGTCTCTATATGGAAGCTAGGCCAATGGAGGATGGTCTTGCAGAGGCCATTGATGATGGCAAGATTGGACCAAGAGATGATCCCAAAGTCCGCTCCAAGATCTTGTCTGAAGAGTATGGTTGGGACAAGGATCTTGCCAAGAAAATCTGGTGTTTTGGCCCTGAAACCACTGGACCCAACATGGTGGTTGATATGTGTAAGGGAGTCCAGTACTTGAATGAAATCAAGGACTCCGTGGTTGCAGGCTTCCAGTGGGCTTCAAAGGAAGGTGCTCTGGCCGAAGAAAACATGAGAGCTATCTGCTTTGAAGTCTGTGATGTTGTCCTTCATGCTGATGCTATCCATAGAGGTGGTGGTCAGATTATTCCTACTGCCAGGAGAGTCTTCTATGCTTCCCAGTTGACCGCCAAGCCCAGGCTTCTTGAGCCTGTCTACTTGGTTGAAATCCAAGCTCCTGAACAAGCTCTTGGCGGTATTTACAGTGTTCTGAACCAGAAGCGTGGACATGTGTTTGAGGAAATGCAGAGGCCTGGTACCCCGCTCTACAATATCAAGGCCTACCTCCCTGTTATTGAGTCCTTCGGATTCTCCAGCACCTTGAGAGCTGCAACTTCTGGTCAAGCTTTCCCACAATGTGTCTTTGATCATTGGGACATGATGTCTTCTGATCCATTGGAGTCCGGATCCCAAGCTTCACAACTGGTCATGGATATCCGCAAGAGGAAAGGTTTGAAGGAGCAAATGACCCCCCTCTCCGAGTACGAGGACAAGCTTTAAATTGTTTTCTGCCATTCTATTTTGTGGCCTTAGTTGAATTTCTAACTATGAAAAAACTGTTATCTTAAGTTTTGTTATTCTGGTTTTGATCCGGAGATTGTTGTACTTGAATTATTTGTCTCTGCATCGATGAATATTGGTCTATGATTATATTGATGCTTGTCATATTACTTTttatgaat encodes the following:
- the LOC107464412 gene encoding elongation factor 2 isoform X1; this encodes MYLQVKFTAEELRRIMDYKHNIRNMSVIAHVDHGKSTLTDSLVAAAGIIAQEVAGDVRMTDTRADEAERGITIKSTGISLYYEMSDEALKNYKGERQGNEYLINLIDSPGHVDFSSEVTAALRITDGALVVVDCIEGVCVQTETVLRQALGERIRPVLTVNKMDRCFLELQVDGEEAYQTFSRVIENANVIMATYEDPLLGDCQVYPEKGTVAFSAGLHGWAFTLTNFAKMYASKFGVDESKMMERLWGENFFDPATKKWTSKNTGSATCKRGFVQFCYEPIKQIINTCMNDQKDKLWPMLQKLGVTMKSDEKDLMGKALMKRVMQTWLPASTALLEMMIFHLPSPAKAQKYRVENLYEGPLDDQYAAAIRACDPEGPLMLYVSKMIPASDKGRFFAFGRVFSGRVSTGLKVRIMGPNYVPGEKKDLYVKSVQRTVIWMGKRQETVEDVPCGNTVAMVGLDQFITKNATLTNEKEVDAHPIRAMKFSVSPVVRVAVQCKVASDLPKLVEGLKRLAKSDPMVLCTIEESGEHIVAGAGELHLEICLKDLQEDFMGGAEIIKSDPVVSFRETVLERSCRTVMSKSPNKHNRLYMEARPMEDGLAEAIDDGKIGPRDDPKVRSKILSEEYGWDKDLAKKIWCFGPETTGPNMVVDMCKGVQYLNEIKDSVVAGFQWASKEGALAEENMRAICFEVCDVVLHADAIHRGGGQIIPTARRVFYASQLTAKPRLLEPVYLVEIQAPEQALGGIYSVLNQKRGHVFEEMQRPGTPLYNIKAYLPVIESFGFSSTLRAATSGQAFPQCVFDHWDMMSSDPLESGSQASQLVMDIRKRKGLKEQMTPLSEYEDKL
- the LOC107464412 gene encoding elongation factor 2 isoform X2, which translates into the protein MVKFTAEELRRIMDYKHNIRNMSVIAHVDHGKSTLTDSLVAAAGIIAQEVAGDVRMTDTRADEAERGITIKSTGISLYYEMSDEALKNYKGERQGNEYLINLIDSPGHVDFSSEVTAALRITDGALVVVDCIEGVCVQTETVLRQALGERIRPVLTVNKMDRCFLELQVDGEEAYQTFSRVIENANVIMATYEDPLLGDCQVYPEKGTVAFSAGLHGWAFTLTNFAKMYASKFGVDESKMMERLWGENFFDPATKKWTSKNTGSATCKRGFVQFCYEPIKQIINTCMNDQKDKLWPMLQKLGVTMKSDEKDLMGKALMKRVMQTWLPASTALLEMMIFHLPSPAKAQKYRVENLYEGPLDDQYAAAIRACDPEGPLMLYVSKMIPASDKGRFFAFGRVFSGRVSTGLKVRIMGPNYVPGEKKDLYVKSVQRTVIWMGKRQETVEDVPCGNTVAMVGLDQFITKNATLTNEKEVDAHPIRAMKFSVSPVVRVAVQCKVASDLPKLVEGLKRLAKSDPMVLCTIEESGEHIVAGAGELHLEICLKDLQEDFMGGAEIIKSDPVVSFRETVLERSCRTVMSKSPNKHNRLYMEARPMEDGLAEAIDDGKIGPRDDPKVRSKILSEEYGWDKDLAKKIWCFGPETTGPNMVVDMCKGVQYLNEIKDSVVAGFQWASKEGALAEENMRAICFEVCDVVLHADAIHRGGGQIIPTARRVFYASQLTAKPRLLEPVYLVEIQAPEQALGGIYSVLNQKRGHVFEEMQRPGTPLYNIKAYLPVIESFGFSSTLRAATSGQAFPQCVFDHWDMMSSDPLESGSQASQLVMDIRKRKGLKEQMTPLSEYEDKL